The sequence below is a genomic window from Corynebacterium afermentans subsp. afermentans.
GCTTCAAGTCGTTGGCGACGTGGGAGGAGATCTACAACGAGTGGAACGCCGGCGGCGTCGACGCGTTTATCCAAGGCGGCGGCGACCTCATGAACGAAGGCATGGGCATCCCCACCTCCCTGTCCGCCACCATCCTGGCCACCATGGCCGTGCTGTTCGCCGCCACCACCATGGACTCCGGCATCCGCCTGCAGCGCCTCGTGGTCGCGGAAATGGCGGAGCTGGCCGGTGTGAAGCTCTCCGGCGTGGTGGCCACCATCATCGCGGTGGGCTGCGCGCTGGGCCTGACGTTCTCCATGGGCCTGGACGGCTCCGGCGGCATGCTGATCTGGCCGCTGTTCGGCACCACCAACCAACTCATGGCGGGCCTGACGCTGTCTGTCGTGGTGATCATTCTGACCCAGCTGCGCCGCCCGACCTGGCCGGTGCTGATCCCGCTGGTGTTCGTGACCTTCATGTCGCTGTGGGCGGCGGTGCTGCAGCTGCGCACGTTCCTCGATGCGGGCAACTGGCTGCTGTTGGTACTGGACGTCATCATCATCTGCTGCGCCATCTGGGTCATCGTGGAGGCGTTCACCGCGATCACGAAGGCGCGCAAGGCCCCGGCTGTGACCTGGCGCGACGATGAGACGATTCCGGGTGAATTGGCGGATGCGCGAACGTCTTAAAGCAATTGCCCGCGGCTTAGACGAGTTTTACAAAGCCCCGTACCGCCGCGAGTTCGCCCGCGCCGCGCGCGAGGAGGACGACCTGTTCACCCTCCTCGTCGCCTCGGAGACGCTCGGCCTCCCCAACCCCGCAAGCTTCTACACCCTCGAGCTGATGCCATTGCTTTACGACGAATTCCACGCCTGGCACACCCGCATGGGCATGGAGCGCTCCCCGCTGGACGGTGTCCGATGCTGCTAGAGGCCGCGCCCGTGATGTTCTTCGGTGGCAAGGGCGGGGTGGGCAAAACCACCGTCTCGGCGGCCACGGCGGTGCGGCTGGCTGAGGCGGGTAAGCGCGTGCTTTTGGTGTCCACGGACCCGGCGCACAACTTGGGCCACATCTGGGATAAGCACCTGTCAGCCGAGCCGACCACTCTCGAGCACGGCCTGGACGTGGTGGAGCTCGACCCCGCCGCAACCACCGAGCGCCACCTTGCCGAGGTGGAGCGCTCCATGCGCGCGATGATGCCGGAGCGCATGCACCCCGAGATCCGCCGCCACCTGGATCTGGCGCGGCACTCGCCCGGCATGCATGAGGCGGCGATGTTGGAGGCGGTGGCGGAGCTAGTGGTCAGCCAAGGCTACGACCACATAATCTTCGACACCGCCCCCTCCGGCCACACCTCCCGCCTGCTGGCGCTGCCGGAGCTCATGGCCGCCTACACCGGCGGGCTGATGCAGCGGCGCGAGCAGTCCGACAAATTCTCCCGCGCCGTGCGCGGCCTGGGCGGGACTGTCGACGACCCCGTGGAGCGCCGCAACCAGGAAATCCGCGCCACCTTGTTGCGGAGGCGCCGCAAGTTCGAGCGCCTGCGCGACATCCTCACCGACCCCGCGGCCTGCGCGTTCCACATCGTGCTCACAGCGGAGCGCCTGCCGGTCCTCGAGAGCATTGAGCTTTACCGCGACCTCACGTCCAACAACATCCGCGTCGGCTCGTTGGTGGTCAACCGCCGCAGCCCTCTCGAGGCCGGCGAGTTCATGGCCTCGCGCCGTGCGGTGGAAGACGACGCGCTTGAGCTGCTGGACGCGAAACTTCCCGACGTCCCCCGCGTCGAGCTGCCCTGGCTGCCCGGCGAGATCGGCACCCGCGAAGCGCTGGCCGCCATCGCCGGGCGGTTGTAGCGCTCTGCGCCGTCCTAGAAGTACCCCTCGAAGGCGGCGGCCTTCTTCGCGGTGCGCTCCAGGCGCGACTCGGTCATGGACGCGATCTGGTCCACGATCACCCGCTCGCGCTCCAGGTCCGTCTCGGCGGCGTTGAACCACGCCTGGAACATCGTGTCCAGGGTGCCCGGCGCGCCGGCGCGCAGGTACTCGTGGACGCGGTAGATGCGGTCGCGCTGCCGGTCCTGGCGCGCCTGGTGCGACGGCTGGTCCATGACGTAGAGCACCGCGACTGTCTTGAGCAGGCGGACCTCCGCCTCCACGTCCGGCGGGACCACGAGGCGCCCGTGCTGGCGGCCCAGGGTGATTCCGTCGTTGCCGCCAAGCGTGGCACGCGTGACGGCGCCGACGTAGCGGCCCACCAGCTGCGACGTCAACGACTTCAACCCCGTCCACGCGCCGAGGGAGTAGTCGAACTCGCTGGCGGCGGCGATGGCGGGTAGGGAGCGCAGGCGGTCGGCGGCGTCGACAAGCGAGTCCGCATCCCCGCCGAACGCCGCCGCGCCCTTCTCGGCCAAAGCTGCCAGCTCCACGAAGTCCCACAGCACGCGCAGCGACACGCGCCCGGAGACGATGCCGTCCTCGACGTCGTGGACGGAGTAGGCGATGTCGTCGGAAAAGTCCATCACTTGCGCCTCCATCGGCGGCGCCCCATCGACGTGCCCCTCGCGCACCCACTCCAGCACCGACGCGTCCTCGTCGTAGGCCGAGTACTTGCGGTTCACAGAACCGTCCGCGTTCGTGCGGGTGACCGGATATTTCACGGCCGCGTCTAACGATGCGCGGGTGAGGTTGAGGCCCAATGACGTGCCGTCGATAAGCACTTTGGGCTCCAGGCGCGCAAGGATCCGCAACGTCTGCGCGTTGCCCTCGAAGCCGCACGGCGCGACCTCGTTGAGCGCGACCTCGCCGTTGTGGCCGTACGGCGGGTGCCCGATGTCGTGGGTCAGCCCCGCCATCTCGCACAGGTCGGGGCTTAAGCCCATGCCTTCGCCGATGCCGCGCGAGATCTGCGCGACCTCCAGCGAGTGCGTCAGGCGTGTGCGCGGGGTGTCGCCATCGCGGGGGCCGACCACCTGTGTTTTGTCCGCCAGGCGCCGCAGCGCCGCGGAATGCAGCACGCGAGCGCGGTCGCGGGCGAAATCCCCGCGCGAATCCGGGGCGAGTTGCGCGCCCTTCGGCGCCTCGTCGGCGCGGCGCAGCGTATCGGCGGCGTTGTAAACGTACACGTCGCGCTACCCTAGTCGGCATGACTAGCCGTTACTTGCGCATCCTCGCCGTGTCCGGTGGCCTTTTTGTCGCCACCGCACCCGCACTCAGCTTTGCGACGGAAGCTCCGCCCGCCCAACTGGTAGCCCAGGCCACCGCCACCAAGGCGTCGCTCGAGCCAGGCCGGCTCACGCAACCGGTGACCGACGACGCCGCTGTGCTCTCGCCTGCCGAGCTCTCCGAGATCGAGGCGGCGATCCAGCAGGTGAGCCAAACCCAGGGCAAGTCCGTGCGCGTAGTGTTTTTGCGCTCGTTCGGGCAGTACACCCCGCGGGAGTGGGTGGACAAGGCCGTGGCGGCCAACGGCTCCAATACCGCCGTGCTGGCGA
It includes:
- a CDS encoding cory-CC-star protein codes for the protein MRERLKAIARGLDEFYKAPYRREFARAAREEDDLFTLLVASETLGLPNPASFYTLELMPLLYDEFHAWHTRMGMERSPLDGVRCC
- a CDS encoding ArsA family ATPase — its product is MLLEAAPVMFFGGKGGVGKTTVSAATAVRLAEAGKRVLLVSTDPAHNLGHIWDKHLSAEPTTLEHGLDVVELDPAATTERHLAEVERSMRAMMPERMHPEIRRHLDLARHSPGMHEAAMLEAVAELVVSQGYDHIIFDTAPSGHTSRLLALPELMAAYTGGLMQRREQSDKFSRAVRGLGGTVDDPVERRNQEIRATLLRRRRKFERLRDILTDPAACAFHIVLTAERLPVLESIELYRDLTSNNIRVGSLVVNRRSPLEAGEFMASRRAVEDDALELLDAKLPDVPRVELPWLPGEIGTREALAAIAGRL
- a CDS encoding deoxyguanosinetriphosphate triphosphohydrolase codes for the protein MYVYNAADTLRRADEAPKGAQLAPDSRGDFARDRARVLHSAALRRLADKTQVVGPRDGDTPRTRLTHSLEVAQISRGIGEGMGLSPDLCEMAGLTHDIGHPPYGHNGEVALNEVAPCGFEGNAQTLRILARLEPKVLIDGTSLGLNLTRASLDAAVKYPVTRTNADGSVNRKYSAYDEDASVLEWVREGHVDGAPPMEAQVMDFSDDIAYSVHDVEDGIVSGRVSLRVLWDFVELAALAEKGAAAFGGDADSLVDAADRLRSLPAIAAASEFDYSLGAWTGLKSLTSQLVGRYVGAVTRATLGGNDGITLGRQHGRLVVPPDVEAEVRLLKTVAVLYVMDQPSHQARQDRQRDRIYRVHEYLRAGAPGTLDTMFQAWFNAAETDLERERVIVDQIASMTESRLERTAKKAAAFEGYF